A portion of the Lentimicrobiaceae bacterium genome contains these proteins:
- a CDS encoding peptidoglycan DD-metalloendopeptidase family protein: protein MQYKLFLLGITFGIIPLLFPVSYVNAQQNKNKKEQLQKKKAKIENEIQYTNKLLGETKKNKKVSLNQLVILNKKITKRVELISTIADELQNVEKQIQTNSSQVMRLKRELKDLKDEYAKMIYYAYKNKNFYNRLMFIFASESVNQAYQRIKYFQQYSTYRKEQSRLIQQTQKQLDGKIAELNSRKAAKLLLLRTNEKENLQLTLEKEEQNKTLRQLTQKERKLLASLKEQESSARKLQAAIENIIAEEIRKSREVAKKAGKKIDPEAITYTPAEKALSGSFAANKGNLPWPSENGFISGSYGEHEHPLLKGIKIKNNGINITTHPGAKVRSVFEGTVSSVITIPNYNHVVIISHGEFLTVYSNLSEVYVSKGEKVSTKQNLGSVYTHPESRKTELHFELWKGKTTLNPASWIAR, encoded by the coding sequence ATGCAATATAAATTATTTCTTTTGGGAATTACTTTTGGGATTATCCCGTTGCTGTTTCCGGTTTCCTACGTTAACGCCCAACAAAACAAGAATAAAAAGGAACAACTGCAAAAGAAAAAGGCGAAAATTGAAAATGAAATTCAATATACTAACAAACTTTTAGGCGAAACAAAAAAAAATAAAAAAGTCTCTCTCAACCAGCTTGTGATTTTAAACAAGAAAATTACTAAGCGAGTGGAATTGATTTCCACTATTGCAGATGAACTACAAAATGTTGAAAAACAAATTCAAACAAATTCATCTCAAGTAATGCGTCTGAAAAGAGAGTTAAAAGACCTTAAAGATGAGTATGCAAAAATGATTTATTACGCATATAAAAATAAAAATTTTTACAACCGGCTGATGTTTATTTTCGCCTCCGAAAGTGTTAATCAGGCTTACCAGCGGATTAAGTATTTCCAGCAATACAGTACTTACCGAAAAGAGCAATCCCGGCTCATCCAGCAGACACAAAAACAACTTGATGGCAAAATAGCGGAACTTAATAGCAGAAAAGCAGCCAAGTTATTGCTTCTCAGAACTAACGAAAAAGAAAATTTGCAACTTACCCTCGAAAAGGAAGAACAAAACAAAACCCTTCGTCAATTGACACAGAAAGAGCGAAAGTTACTTGCCAGCCTTAAAGAACAGGAAAGTTCAGCCCGTAAATTACAGGCAGCCATTGAAAATATTATTGCCGAGGAGATAAGAAAATCAAGAGAAGTAGCTAAAAAAGCAGGTAAAAAAATTGATCCGGAAGCCATTACCTATACTCCTGCCGAGAAAGCATTATCGGGCAGTTTTGCAGCCAATAAAGGTAATTTGCCTTGGCCCAGCGAAAATGGATTTATTTCAGGCAGTTATGGTGAGCATGAGCACCCATTGCTAAAAGGGATAAAAATCAAAAACAACGGAATAAACATAACCACCCACCCCGGTGCCAAAGTTCGCTCTGTTTTTGAAGGTACTGTTTCCAGCGTAATAACTATACCTAATTATAACCACGTGGTAATCATTAGCCATGGAGAGTTTCTTACAGTATATTCCAACCTTTCGGAGGTATATGTATCCAAAGGCGAAAAAGTGTCAACTAAGCAAAACCTCGGATCGGTTTACACCCATCCTGAAAGCCGAAAAACAGAATTGCATTTTGAATTATGGAAAGGAAAAACAACCTTAAACCCGGCTTCATGGATAGCCAGATAA
- a CDS encoding DUF4292 domain-containing protein has product MNKYLKKNIYYIFLIVIIASCSPVKKSIRVPLKEYGSEYIFTNLKNSEIKFKHLSFNFSANYIENKDKISFNGQCRIVKDSAIWISVSPALGIEMLRILITPDSVKMINRIEKTYYDADFQYINVLINNAVDFDMLQSLIVGNDLSYYENDKFKAGIENHFYKLNTIGRQKLKKFIRHENEALIVLIQNIWLDPENFKIKRISLKETQYENKKMDANYQEFAKNGEQFFPVKVSYHIEAEKKIDIEMHNSKIKIDEPFSIYFRIPENYQRIQ; this is encoded by the coding sequence ATGAATAAATATTTAAAAAAAAATATTTACTATATTTTTCTGATAGTTATAATTGCATCATGCAGCCCTGTAAAAAAATCTATTCGTGTACCACTAAAAGAGTATGGTTCTGAATATATTTTTACAAATCTAAAAAATAGTGAAATAAAATTTAAACACCTTTCATTTAATTTTTCAGCGAATTATATTGAAAATAAAGATAAAATTTCCTTTAATGGTCAATGCCGTATTGTAAAAGATAGTGCTATCTGGATTTCTGTTTCGCCTGCTTTGGGAATAGAAATGCTAAGGATATTGATTACCCCCGACTCCGTGAAAATGATCAATCGTATTGAAAAGACTTATTATGATGCTGATTTTCAGTATATCAATGTGTTAATAAATAATGCCGTTGATTTTGATATGTTACAGTCGCTGATTGTGGGTAACGACCTTTCTTATTACGAAAATGATAAATTTAAGGCGGGTATCGAAAACCATTTTTATAAGCTAAATACCATTGGGAGGCAAAAGTTGAAAAAATTTATCCGGCACGAAAATGAAGCTTTAATTGTATTGATACAAAACATATGGCTCGACCCTGAGAATTTTAAAATTAAACGGATTTCGCTTAAAGAAACCCAATACGAAAACAAAAAAATGGATGCAAACTACCAGGAATTTGCCAAAAACGGCGAGCAATTTTTCCCGGTCAAAGTTTCGTACCACATTGAAGCAGAGAAAAAAATTGATATTGAAATGCATAATTCCAAAATTAAAATTGACGAACCCTTCTCAATTTATTTCCGGATTCCTGAAAATTATCAAAGAATTCAATAA
- a CDS encoding LysM peptidoglycan-binding domain-containing protein: MKHSYLLIILVFAFFTESLSAGRFIPVDDSIKTKQEFIQDDPIVAMLDSLSNYKYFENSSFTTEIARLNKYNFPPDFTPTYSDSIYFERIALLNAKSPIELTYNKDVKQYIDLYAVKRKGLTARMLGLMEFYFPLFEEQLDRFDMPLELKYLAIIESALIPKAKSKVGASGLWQFMYGTGKPYGLKVTSFVDDRRDPYKSTVAACRHMKDLYKIYNDWLLVLAAYNSGPGNVNKAIRRSGGKMNFWQIKPYLPRETQGYVPAFIAVNYVINYATEHNIYPIAPAFMHYEIDTVAVKDVVSFDQISEKLNIPREDIDFLNPCYMRGIIPSTKDETYYLRLPQKYIADFINNETALYQYTTSKGVEREKLLSLLKNAPASEKIFHKVKNGETLAMVAKRYGCSMGDLKRWNHLRKSYIKRGQRLVVYREAVLQDSPSLDKDPSQVAASNRETVYHTVISGEHLAVIASQYKCSVKDIIVWNDLKETTIHPGQQLIVSGPAPIDPNQKSQQNITDSTEKQLVKERFTHYTVQIGDTLWGIANKYPGVTVNQIKQINNILNSNQLKPGQKIKIPVVG, translated from the coding sequence ATGAAACACAGTTATTTACTGATAATATTGGTATTTGCTTTTTTTACTGAATCATTATCGGCTGGTAGGTTTATTCCGGTTGATGATTCAATAAAAACCAAGCAGGAATTTATACAGGACGACCCCATAGTAGCAATGCTTGATAGTTTATCCAATTATAAATATTTCGAAAATTCATCATTTACAACCGAGATAGCCCGCTTAAACAAGTACAACTTTCCCCCCGACTTTACCCCCACTTATTCTGATTCTATTTATTTTGAACGTATTGCGTTGCTCAATGCGAAATCACCCATCGAGCTTACTTATAACAAAGACGTCAAACAGTATATTGATTTATATGCAGTTAAACGTAAGGGACTTACCGCTCGTATGTTAGGCTTAATGGAATTTTATTTTCCTTTATTTGAGGAACAACTCGACCGTTTTGATATGCCACTCGAATTAAAATACCTTGCTATAATTGAATCCGCTTTGATTCCAAAAGCAAAATCAAAAGTGGGAGCATCGGGATTATGGCAGTTTATGTATGGAACAGGTAAACCGTACGGGCTGAAAGTTACCTCCTTTGTAGATGACAGACGCGACCCGTACAAATCAACCGTGGCTGCCTGCAGGCATATGAAAGATCTTTATAAAATATATAACGATTGGTTGTTAGTATTAGCAGCATATAATTCAGGACCGGGGAATGTAAACAAAGCCATACGCCGTTCGGGTGGAAAAATGAATTTCTGGCAGATAAAACCCTACCTCCCACGCGAAACTCAAGGGTATGTGCCTGCATTTATAGCAGTAAACTACGTTATTAATTATGCCACCGAACATAATATTTATCCCATAGCTCCGGCTTTTATGCATTACGAAATTGATACCGTTGCTGTTAAGGATGTGGTTTCCTTTGATCAAATAAGCGAGAAACTCAATATTCCCAGAGAAGATATTGATTTTCTGAATCCCTGCTACATGCGTGGAATTATTCCTTCTACCAAGGACGAAACCTATTATTTAAGACTTCCCCAAAAATATATAGCCGATTTTATCAATAACGAAACAGCCCTGTATCAATATACCACTTCAAAAGGGGTAGAAAGGGAAAAACTACTTTCTTTACTTAAAAATGCACCTGCATCCGAAAAAATATTTCATAAAGTAAAAAATGGCGAAACCCTTGCAATGGTGGCAAAACGTTATGGATGTTCGATGGGAGATTTAAAACGCTGGAATCACCTCAGAAAGAGCTATATAAAACGAGGACAGCGACTTGTAGTGTATAGGGAAGCAGTGCTGCAGGATTCTCCTTCACTTGATAAAGACCCCAGCCAGGTAGCAGCAAGTAACAGGGAAACCGTTTACCATACTGTAATTTCCGGCGAACACCTTGCTGTCATAGCCAGCCAATATAAGTGTTCGGTAAAAGATATTATCGTTTGGAACGATCTCAAAGAAACTACAATACATCCCGGGCAACAATTAATAGTTTCGGGTCCTGCACCAATTGACCCCAATCAAAAATCTCAGCAAAATATTACGGATAGTACTGAAAAACAGCTTGTAAAAGAACGTTTTACCCATTACACCGTACAAATCGGCGACACACTGTGGGGAATTGCCAATAAATATCCGGGTGTTACAGTAAATCAAATCAAACAGATAAATAACATTCTTAATTCAAATCAACTAAAACCCGGACAAAAAATTAAAATTCCCGTAGTAGGATAA
- a CDS encoding ABC transporter permease, whose protein sequence is MKGFIIKEFYHIFRDVRTMIILFGMPVVQVLIFGFAITTDIRDAKISILDHSKDYMTQDITRKLLSSGYFVLSENLNSEKDIETSFRKGKIKEVVIFENHFAENFEKNQKAHIQLIADASDPNTANLIVNYTSSIINDYQEELLKLSPVPVTITSEVKMLFNPELKSVFMFVPGTITILLMLISAMMTSISIVREKEMGTMEVLLVSPLKPAQIIIGKVIPYFLFSFIIAVIILLMGFVIFKMPMQGSYLLLLGETILFIIMALSLGILISTLTRTQQVAMMISMVALMLPTMLLSGFIYPIENMPVVLQWVCQLMPPKWFIIIIKSIILKGSSFSYIWKETLILFLMTLLFIFISIKKFKIRLQELKN, encoded by the coding sequence ATGAAAGGATTCATTATTAAGGAGTTTTATCATATATTCCGGGATGTGAGAACCATGATCATCCTTTTTGGAATGCCAGTAGTACAGGTGCTCATTTTTGGTTTTGCCATCACAACCGACATCCGTGATGCAAAGATTTCTATCCTCGACCATTCTAAAGATTATATGACACAAGACATTACCCGTAAATTACTTTCTTCGGGGTATTTTGTTCTTTCCGAAAACCTTAACAGTGAAAAGGATATTGAAACCAGCTTTCGCAAGGGTAAGATAAAAGAAGTAGTGATTTTCGAAAATCATTTTGCCGAAAATTTTGAAAAAAACCAAAAAGCGCATATTCAGCTTATTGCGGATGCTTCAGATCCCAATACCGCCAACCTGATAGTTAACTACACTTCTTCTATCATAAATGACTATCAGGAAGAATTGCTGAAACTTAGTCCGGTTCCGGTTACCATTACCTCTGAAGTGAAAATGTTGTTTAACCCGGAATTAAAAAGTGTTTTTATGTTTGTTCCCGGAACCATTACCATATTGCTAATGCTTATTTCGGCCATGATGACTTCTATTTCTATTGTCCGTGAAAAGGAAATGGGAACCATGGAAGTTTTGCTGGTATCACCTTTAAAACCTGCACAAATCATCATTGGTAAGGTAATTCCCTATTTTTTATTTTCATTTATTATTGCCGTTATCATTTTGCTGATGGGATTTGTGATTTTTAAAATGCCTATGCAGGGGAGTTATCTGCTTTTATTAGGTGAAACCATATTGTTTATTATCATGGCATTATCCTTAGGTATTCTCATTTCTACGCTTACCCGAACTCAGCAGGTAGCGATGATGATTTCTATGGTTGCACTCATGCTGCCCACGATGCTGCTTTCCGGTTTTATTTATCCTATCGAAAATATGCCCGTTGTTTTGCAATGGGTTTGTCAGCTAATGCCCCCTAAATGGTTTATCATAATTATTAAATCTATAATATTAAAAGGAAGCAGCTTTTCTTATATTTGGAAAGAGACGCTGATTCTATTTTTAATGACGCTATTATTTATTTTTATTAGTATAAAAAAATTCAAAATCAGGCTTCAGGAATTAAAAAATTGA
- a CDS encoding HlyD family efflux transporter periplasmic adaptor subunit encodes MKKIYLYFIFITFLSSCSLEKEKSDAYGNFEATEITISAEATGKLLKFNIEEGQSLAANTIVGYIDSADISLKKQVLVAQRKAITAKLGNVASQVDVQLQQKDNLLIEKNRVEQLIKDNAATTKQLDDINASIRLVEKQIASIVSQYSGINEEIHSITKQIAQANLSLKKCILINPVEGTILSKYAEENEITTLGKALYKIADLRNIYLKVYISGAQLSSISLGQKVQVMVDKNEKENRNMEGIVCWISDKAEFTPKIIQTKEERVNLVYALKVRVVNDGTLKISMPGEVNFSINKLN; translated from the coding sequence ATGAAAAAAATATATTTATATTTTATTTTTATAACATTTTTATCATCTTGTTCTCTCGAAAAAGAAAAATCGGATGCTTACGGAAATTTTGAAGCCACAGAAATTACCATTTCGGCAGAAGCCACTGGCAAATTGCTGAAATTTAACATTGAAGAAGGACAAAGCCTGGCGGCTAACACCATTGTGGGCTATATTGATTCGGCAGACATTTCCCTGAAAAAACAGGTACTCGTAGCACAGCGAAAAGCCATTACAGCAAAGCTGGGCAACGTGGCTTCACAGGTAGATGTTCAATTGCAGCAAAAAGACAATCTGCTTATAGAAAAAAACCGGGTGGAACAATTAATAAAGGACAATGCTGCAACTACCAAGCAATTAGATGATATAAATGCCAGCATACGTTTGGTTGAAAAACAAATTGCCTCCATTGTCAGTCAATATTCCGGAATTAATGAAGAAATCCATTCCATCACCAAACAAATAGCTCAGGCAAACCTTTCATTGAAAAAATGCATTCTGATTAACCCCGTTGAAGGCACTATATTAAGTAAATATGCAGAAGAAAACGAAATTACTACCCTCGGGAAAGCTTTGTATAAAATAGCCGATTTGAGGAATATATATCTAAAAGTGTACATCAGCGGTGCACAACTATCCAGTATCTCCTTAGGGCAAAAGGTGCAGGTTATGGTTGATAAAAATGAAAAGGAAAACCGAAATATGGAAGGCATCGTTTGCTGGATTTCCGATAAGGCGGAGTTCACTCCCAAAATTATTCAGACCAAGGAAGAAAGGGTTAACCTGGTGTATGCCTTGAAAGTAAGGGTGGTAAACGACGGAACCCTTAAAATTTCTATGCCAGGTGAAGTAAATTTTTCAATTAATAAACTTAATTAA
- a CDS encoding TetR/AcrR family transcriptional regulator has translation MEEKIMNTETQIMEAAKKVFLEKGFDGTRMQNIADVAQINKSLLHYYYRSKEKLFDAVFNDTFSKFVPQVLGILNNELPLREKFILFAKAYSKMFFENPFIPSFILHELNRHPEKIVSYIKQGGTLKNSAEIPKVFFDQINKEIEQGNIRPMAPCQIIVNLLSLTIFPFVARPIIEGVILNFANIEYNSFINERIDLIPSIMMESLKPVV, from the coding sequence ATGGAAGAGAAAATAATGAATACAGAAACCCAAATAATGGAGGCTGCAAAAAAAGTCTTCCTCGAAAAAGGCTTCGATGGAACACGAATGCAGAATATTGCCGATGTAGCGCAGATAAATAAATCGCTTTTACATTACTACTACAGAAGTAAAGAAAAGTTATTTGATGCTGTATTCAATGATACTTTTTCAAAATTCGTTCCTCAGGTATTAGGCATACTTAATAACGAACTGCCCCTGAGGGAAAAATTTATTTTATTCGCAAAAGCCTATTCTAAAATGTTTTTCGAAAATCCTTTTATCCCTTCATTTATCTTACATGAATTAAACCGCCATCCCGAAAAAATAGTCAGTTATATTAAACAAGGAGGAACATTAAAAAACTCTGCGGAAATACCCAAAGTTTTTTTCGACCAGATAAATAAAGAAATAGAACAAGGTAATATCCGTCCGATGGCACCTTGCCAGATTATTGTAAACCTTTTGTCTCTTACAATTTTTCCATTTGTCGCACGCCCGATTATTGAAGGTGTGATTTTAAATTTTGCCAATATCGAATACAATAGCTTTATTAATGAACGAATTGATTTAATCCCTTCTATAATGATGGAATCGTTAAAACCCGTTGTATAA
- a CDS encoding ABC transporter ATP-binding protein: METAEENIIWVENLVKKFGNFVANDHLTFTVRKGEIFGFLGANGAGKTTAMKILCGLSTPTSGIVKVAGYDIYTQTEKIKKNIGYMSQRFSLYDDLTVKENFRFFGGIYGLSRIQIKDKTEQLISKLELNNSLNFILKSLPLGWKQKLAFSIAIMHDPKIVFLDEPTGGVDPVTRRQFWEMIYEASQNGITVFVTTHYMDEAEYCNRVSIMVDGGIEALDTPANLKTHYKADSMDAVFLTLARKK; encoded by the coding sequence ATGGAAACAGCGGAGGAAAATATCATTTGGGTTGAAAATTTGGTAAAAAAGTTTGGGAACTTTGTTGCGAACGACCACCTGACTTTTACTGTTAGAAAAGGAGAAATTTTTGGATTTCTCGGTGCTAATGGTGCCGGAAAAACCACGGCTATGAAAATCTTGTGCGGACTGTCAACCCCAACCTCCGGTATTGTGAAAGTAGCCGGATATGATATTTACACGCAGACCGAAAAAATAAAGAAAAATATAGGATACATGAGCCAACGGTTTTCTTTGTACGACGACTTGACTGTGAAAGAAAATTTCCGCTTTTTCGGGGGTATTTACGGACTCTCACGCATACAGATAAAAGACAAAACAGAGCAGTTAATCAGCAAATTAGAATTAAATAATTCATTAAATTTTATTTTAAAATCCTTACCTTTAGGCTGGAAACAGAAATTGGCATTTTCGATAGCCATAATGCACGACCCCAAAATTGTTTTTCTCGACGAACCAACAGGAGGCGTTGACCCAGTAACCCGGCGCCAGTTCTGGGAAATGATTTATGAGGCTTCCCAAAACGGTATTACGGTTTTTGTTACCACCCATTATATGGATGAAGCAGAATATTGTAACAGGGTAAGCATTATGGTTGATGGTGGTATTGAAGCCCTTGATACTCCTGCAAATCTTAAAACCCATTACAAAGCCGATTCGATGGATGCAGTGTTTTTAACCCTTGCCCGTAAAAAATAA
- a CDS encoding twin-arginine translocase TatA/TatE family subunit, which yields MGKFGVTEILLIVLVVVLLFGGKKIPELMRGLGKGIREFKDASKGENKEEDKNKEQ from the coding sequence ATGGGTAAATTTGGTGTAACTGAAATACTTCTTATCGTTTTGGTAGTTGTTTTGCTTTTTGGTGGCAAAAAAATCCCCGAATTAATGCGGGGTTTGGGCAAAGGCATCCGCGAATTTAAAGATGCATCTAAAGGAGAAAATAAAGAAGAAGATAAAAACAAGGAACAATAA
- a CDS encoding DUF2147 domain-containing protein produces the protein MKKISCLFYVIIVMLWGESLFAQTIKAHDVVGIWFNGEKDAKIEIYKQKDKYYGKIIWLKEPIDTETHKPKLDKRNPDPTKRNRPTLGLIIMSHFIWEDGQWVEGTIYDPKEGKAYNCKIRMEKLDKLMVRGYIGKSWMGLGRTTEWTRTQQ, from the coding sequence ATGAAAAAAATTAGTTGCTTATTTTATGTAATTATCGTAATGTTATGGGGAGAGAGTCTCTTCGCACAAACAATTAAAGCCCATGATGTAGTGGGGATTTGGTTTAACGGTGAAAAAGATGCCAAAATAGAAATTTATAAACAAAAAGATAAATATTATGGTAAAATAATATGGCTGAAAGAACCTATTGACACCGAAACCCATAAACCCAAGCTTGACAAACGAAATCCAGACCCCACCAAACGCAACCGTCCTACGCTCGGGCTGATTATTATGAGCCATTTTATTTGGGAAGACGGGCAATGGGTGGAAGGAACCATTTACGATCCCAAGGAAGGAAAGGCGTACAATTGTAAGATTAGAATGGAAAAACTTGATAAATTGATGGTTAGAGGTTATATTGGCAAATCGTGGATGGGATTAGGCAGAACAACCGAGTGGACACGAACCCAGCAATAG
- a CDS encoding ABC transporter ATP-binding protein, with protein sequence MADNNISVSVKNVDKNYGKVNALQNINLEVSKGELFGCIGPDGAGKTTLFRILTTLLLPNAGTCSVEGWDVVKNYKEIRKIVGYMPGRFSLYPDLSVEENLRFFASAFHTTVEENYSLIRDIYVQIEPFKKRKAAKLSGGMKQKLALSCALIHKPLVLFLDEPTTGVDAVSRKEFWEMLKKLKSNGITIFVSTPYMDEASLCDRVALIQKGKILIINTPDEIMNKYGESLWAVKAINMYRLLHDLRLLPGIKSAFAFGDTIHLSASANDIVTEDIIRFCQEKNHTDVHIQQVKATIEDCFMALMRKE encoded by the coding sequence ATGGCTGATAACAATATCTCGGTTTCTGTAAAAAATGTGGATAAAAATTATGGAAAGGTTAATGCTTTGCAAAACATTAACCTTGAAGTGTCCAAAGGAGAATTGTTTGGATGCATAGGGCCCGACGGTGCAGGAAAAACTACCCTTTTCCGCATACTCACCACACTGTTGCTTCCCAATGCAGGTACCTGTTCTGTAGAAGGTTGGGATGTGGTTAAAAACTATAAGGAAATCCGGAAGATAGTTGGATATATGCCGGGCAGATTTTCATTATATCCTGATCTTTCGGTGGAAGAAAATCTTCGTTTTTTTGCTTCAGCATTTCATACTACTGTTGAGGAGAATTATTCTCTTATCCGCGATATTTATGTGCAGATTGAACCGTTTAAAAAACGAAAAGCGGCAAAACTATCCGGTGGGATGAAGCAAAAGTTGGCACTTTCGTGTGCATTGATCCATAAGCCATTGGTACTTTTTTTGGATGAACCTACCACCGGGGTGGATGCTGTTTCAAGGAAAGAATTCTGGGAAATGCTTAAAAAATTGAAAAGTAACGGAATTACGATTTTTGTTTCAACCCCCTACATGGATGAAGCAAGTTTGTGCGATAGGGTTGCCCTGATTCAAAAAGGGAAAATACTTATTATCAATACCCCTGATGAAATTATGAATAAGTATGGCGAATCTTTATGGGCTGTGAAAGCTATCAATATGTATCGGCTACTTCACGATCTACGACTACTGCCTGGGATAAAATCGGCATTTGCCTTTGGCGATACCATTCATCTGTCGGCTTCGGCAAACGACATCGTAACCGAGGATATTATTCGGTTTTGTCAGGAAAAAAATCACACAGACGTACATATTCAACAGGTAAAAGCGACTATAGAAGACTGTTTTATGGCTTTAATGCGAAAAGAGTAA
- a CDS encoding TolC family protein yields the protein MKHTLFFLLIFWGTASFAQHSQPFTLAYCIQRATDNSPLVKQRQWLPDAMDFKLKGLNINYMPAIYLNGQATLQSDITSIPVKIPGLQIEEMKKDQYKMTLDINQNVYDGGNTRQLKNIEKITLQVDQQKLEADLYQIKDKISQSFFTVLLLQENEKLLKVNLKDLQNKLDKTESGIRNGIVLPSNANILKAEMLRIEQQIVEIQEGRKGLLAVLGEMIGETIDDSTVFVLPTNNAASCVFENKRIEMNVFDMQMRRLDAMKSLNRVKTMPRLVAIGQAGYGRPGLDMFKADFDTYYLIGAKLSWNIWNWNQNKKDNQWLDVQKKIVESQKNNFNKNIKILSEQQKHNVSKYVELIEKDKEIIALRSSIVQTCSSQLDNGVITSTEYVTELNNMLQAKLNMESHKIQLEKSIADYLITNGIY from the coding sequence ATGAAACATACTCTGTTTTTTCTTCTAATATTTTGGGGAACTGCCTCTTTTGCCCAGCATTCACAACCCTTTACCCTTGCGTATTGTATACAACGTGCAACAGATAATTCCCCTTTGGTAAAACAACGGCAATGGTTGCCTGACGCTATGGATTTTAAATTAAAAGGTTTGAATATTAATTATATGCCTGCAATTTATCTGAACGGACAGGCAACCCTGCAAAGCGACATTACCAGCATACCTGTAAAAATTCCAGGTCTGCAGATTGAGGAAATGAAGAAGGACCAATACAAAATGACCCTCGACATAAACCAGAATGTTTATGACGGCGGAAATACCCGTCAACTAAAAAATATTGAAAAAATAACATTACAGGTTGATCAGCAGAAATTAGAAGCAGATTTGTACCAGATAAAAGACAAAATCAGCCAGTCGTTTTTTACCGTTTTGCTTTTGCAGGAAAATGAAAAACTCCTCAAAGTAAATTTAAAAGATTTGCAAAATAAACTGGACAAAACGGAATCAGGCATACGCAATGGTATTGTTTTGCCCTCTAATGCAAACATCCTGAAAGCTGAAATGTTAAGGATTGAACAACAGATAGTGGAAATTCAGGAAGGACGGAAGGGCTTACTGGCAGTTCTGGGCGAAATGATAGGTGAAACAATTGACGATTCCACGGTGTTTGTACTTCCCACAAACAATGCCGCTTCCTGTGTATTCGAAAATAAAAGGATAGAAATGAATGTATTCGACATGCAGATGCGAAGACTGGATGCCATGAAAAGCCTTAACAGGGTAAAAACCATGCCCCGCCTGGTTGCCATTGGCCAAGCTGGATACGGAAGACCTGGCTTGGATATGTTTAAAGCCGATTTCGATACATACTACCTAATTGGGGCAAAACTCAGCTGGAACATATGGAATTGGAATCAAAATAAAAAAGATAACCAATGGCTCGATGTACAGAAAAAAATTGTGGAATCGCAAAAAAACAATTTTAATAAAAATATAAAAATACTATCCGAGCAACAAAAACACAACGTTAGTAAATATGTTGAACTAATAGAAAAAGATAAGGAAATTATTGCTTTGCGGTCTTCCATTGTTCAAACTTGCTCTTCACAGCTCGATAACGGAGTGATTACGTCTACTGAATATGTTACTGAGCTTAATAATATGTTACAGGCAAAACTTAATATGGAAAGTCATAAAATTCAACTCGAAAAATCAATAGCCGATTATCTTATTACTAATGGAATATATTAA